In Chitinophaga oryzae, the sequence TCGCTGAATAATCTGCTGCTGGTCCGCGAGTACTCTATTGCTATGTACCCCTATGGCGATCCGTTGGAACCTTCGATTAATTTTATTGTTCCGGACCATATATCGGCGCATCCCTTTATCAGGCGGCTTAAGATGCTCATGTGCCGTATCATAGCTATCCAAAACGATTTTGCTTCCATTGAAAAAGAACTGGCGATCGATACAGAAGTGCTCAATATTATCCTGGTGATAAGACATCAGTATAAAGTCTCCATAGAAGAGGCCTGTAAGGAAGCTATGCGTATCCATGACGAGTATGTAAATGAATTTATGGAATTGCAGCAGCATCTTCCTGACCTTGGTGTTCATCAAAAAGATATGGAGCGGTTTGTTCACTATATGGCGTTGATGATTTCGGGATTGGAAGCCTGGTATCACAAGGGGAGATCTACACGGTATAAAACTCCCGGCGCTTATCCGGCGCCGGAATATGGAAGAAGGGTGTTGTAACGGAGGATCTGTTCGTAAATTAATATAAACTTAATAGCCTGTTATATAATGCCTGACATCTATCCGATAATTTTGACCCCGACCAAAGGCAAAAACAGTGGAAACGAGCAATACGGCATATTCCCGATCGGCAGCGACGTCTCAACGCGAGGAGGCCGTTACGTTCGATCAGGTCTACAACCGTCATTGGAAACCGTTGTACAGGACCGCTTTTCGTATCTTAAAAGATGAACAGGCCGCTGAAGACATCGTACAGGACACCTTCGTCCGCCTTTGGGAAAACTGGGATACTATCCTGCATATCAATATTAAAGGCTGGCTGTTCACCACCTCCTACCACCTGGTCCTCAAGAACCTGAAACAACTGCAGGCTAACGAAAGCCTTGAGCAGGCCAGCTTCCCCGAACCGCTTGCCGGCGAGGCGGATGAACCCATCAGGACGAGGCAACTACAGTTGCAGCTGGAAACCTGCGTGGACAATCTGCCCGAACAATGCCGCAGGGTATACACCATGAGCAAACGGGAAGAATTTTCCATCAAACGTATCGCCACGGAGCTGAATATTTCTCCCAAAACCGTGGAATAC encodes:
- a CDS encoding terpene synthase family protein yields the protein MMEETPYKLKKEFPSLNNLLLVREYSIAMYPYGDPLEPSINFIVPDHISAHPFIRRLKMLMCRIIAIQNDFASIEKELAIDTEVLNIILVIRHQYKVSIEEACKEAMRIHDEYVNEFMELQQHLPDLGVHQKDMERFVHYMALMISGLEAWYHKGRSTRYKTPGAYPAPEYGRRVL
- a CDS encoding RNA polymerase sigma-70 factor translates to METSNTAYSRSAATSQREEAVTFDQVYNRHWKPLYRTAFRILKDEQAAEDIVQDTFVRLWENWDTILHINIKGWLFTTSYHLVLKNLKQLQANESLEQASFPEPLAGEADEPIRTRQLQLQLETCVDNLPEQCRRVYTMSKREEFSIKRIATELNISPKTVEYHVTTALRRIRQGIGRATLFLLFFYL